In the Rhizobium sp. CB3090 genome, one interval contains:
- the bfr gene encoding bacterioferritin, with protein sequence MKGDKKVIERLNEALFLELGAVNQYWVHYRLLEDWGYTKLAKKERAESIEEMHHADRLVARIIFLEGHPNLQTLAPLRIGQNVKEVLEADLAGEYDARTAYKKSRDICHDAGDYVSMKLFEELLADEESHIDFLETQIDLLEKIGEAKYGQLNADSADSAE encoded by the coding sequence TTGAAAGGCGACAAAAAAGTCATCGAGCGGCTTAACGAGGCCCTATTTCTCGAACTCGGTGCAGTCAATCAATATTGGGTTCATTACCGGCTTTTGGAAGATTGGGGCTATACCAAGCTTGCCAAGAAGGAGCGTGCCGAATCCATCGAAGAGATGCATCACGCCGATCGCCTCGTCGCTCGGATCATCTTCCTCGAGGGACATCCGAACCTGCAGACGCTGGCGCCGCTGCGCATCGGCCAGAATGTCAAGGAAGTGTTGGAGGCCGATCTCGCCGGCGAATATGATGCCCGCACCGCCTACAAGAAGTCGCGCGATATCTGTCACGATGCCGGCGACTATGTCTCGATGAAGTTGTTCGAGGAGCTGCTGGCGGACGAGGAAAGTCATATCGACTTCCTGGAAACCCAGATCGACCTGCTCGAAAAGATCGGCGAAGCCAAATACGGCCAGCTCAACGCCGATTCAGCCGACTCGGCCGAATAA
- a CDS encoding (2Fe-2S)-binding protein — protein MLVCSCNYITDKEIRETIIELLDQDCWQLIVPAKVYHAMSKRGRCCGCFPNVVDIIIKTTEDYHARRHSTEAEIFDFMSRLKKFHEDNRRADIERRQKSHRAA, from the coding sequence ATGCTGGTTTGCAGTTGTAATTACATCACCGACAAGGAAATCCGGGAGACCATCATCGAGCTCCTCGATCAGGATTGTTGGCAGCTCATCGTTCCCGCCAAGGTCTATCACGCCATGTCGAAGCGCGGCCGCTGCTGTGGCTGCTTCCCGAATGTCGTCGACATCATCATAAAGACGACCGAGGACTATCATGCCCGCCGCCACTCGACGGAGGCGGAAATATTTGATTTCATGTCCCGCTTGAAAAAATTTCATGAAGATAACAGGAGAGCGGACATTGAAAGGCGACAAAAAAGTCATCGAGCGGCTTAA
- a CDS encoding error-prone DNA polymerase — MNARPSFHEPGSFFEIGVRTNFSFLEGASDPEEMVAQAAILKLSGFGIADRNSVAGVVKAHAHTKVLREKYEETAKNNMVLRANGEPEKPLLKPVPFQPGARLVFSDGTPDILAYPQNRKGWAHLCRLLSAGNLRGEKGVCILNESDLVEWGDEMMLALVPDPDSIETPERLAKLEEYLKRLWMRFGRKFHMVLSPAYDGRDRMVFATLSIIALRNGVRLIASNQPLYHATERKPLADIVVSIREHVPIAEAGFKLAANAERYMKDAVEMARLFRDHPKTVANTQKFFSRLSFSLDELKHNYPDESIDGETVAETLKRLTWEGARWRFPEKIPEKVSMQIEHELKLIRERQYEPYFLTVHRIMEFARSENILCQGRGSAANSTVCYCLRITEVNPEITSLLFERFISTEREEPPDIDVDFEHEKREEVIQFIYKHYKKEHAGLTAAVTSYRARSAGREVAKAFGLSEDVQSALASGVWGWSTEELSEREAKIAGLDLKDKTTRNVLSYASTLMGFPRHLTQHVGGFVITRDRLDEVVPIMHTAMDDRYMIEWNKDDLDNLNILKIDVLALGMLTCLAKAFDLLLLHYDVKKELADLGSGEYPDRIPVYDMICRADTVGVFQIESRAQMSMLPRLRPRKFYDLVIEVAIVRPGPIQGNMVHPYLKRRDDELHNRPIEYHRPELKAVLERTLGVPLFQEQAMQIAITAAGFSAAKADRLRRSMATFKRTGKVDEFKKDLVSGMVANGYPQDFAERCFSQIEGFGEYGFPESHAASFALLVYASSWLKAYYPDVFCAAILNAQPMGFYAPAQLVRDAREHGVELRPVDVNHSSWDCLLEKARFDQDAVEPRHASMRELIKTQCAVRLGFRQVKGLSENEMKQLVERRGDGYRSVRDLWLRSGLAKSAIERLADADAFRSIGLSRREALWAVRALDVGSAAEKLPLFDLADRTDLQVEPAVFLPEMLPGEQVIEDYRYLSLSLKAHPMSFLRADFSQMGIVQNRDLPNVPNGRMVTIAGLVLVRQRPGSAKGVIFMTLEDETGVSNAIVWPKMFDKYRAIVMGARLVKIRGRLQSESGVIHVVVDYIEDMTPALGILQREAKRFGVSDRADEALRPTMDHRQKTRLAETGRAVREQAAEIAADGRSSVAETASVMPRGRNFH; from the coding sequence ATGAACGCGCGCCCGAGCTTTCACGAACCCGGATCCTTCTTCGAGATCGGGGTGAGAACGAATTTCTCTTTTCTCGAAGGTGCCTCGGATCCGGAAGAAATGGTGGCGCAAGCCGCTATCCTGAAACTTTCGGGGTTTGGAATTGCCGACCGCAATTCGGTTGCAGGCGTCGTCAAGGCGCATGCGCACACCAAAGTTCTCCGAGAAAAATATGAGGAGACCGCTAAGAACAACATGGTGCTTCGAGCCAATGGGGAGCCGGAAAAGCCTCTCCTGAAGCCGGTTCCCTTCCAGCCTGGCGCTCGCCTGGTGTTTTCGGACGGTACGCCCGATATTCTTGCCTATCCGCAAAACCGCAAGGGTTGGGCGCATCTCTGCCGACTGTTGAGCGCTGGCAATCTGCGCGGCGAGAAAGGCGTCTGTATCCTCAATGAAAGCGATCTCGTGGAATGGGGCGACGAGATGATGCTGGCCCTTGTTCCCGATCCTGATAGCATCGAGACGCCGGAGAGGCTGGCAAAGCTTGAGGAGTACCTGAAGCGGTTATGGATGCGCTTTGGCCGAAAGTTCCATATGGTCCTGTCTCCTGCCTATGACGGGCGGGATCGGATGGTCTTTGCCACGCTTTCCATCATCGCATTGCGCAACGGCGTGCGGCTGATCGCCAGCAACCAGCCGCTTTATCACGCGACCGAACGAAAGCCGCTTGCCGATATCGTCGTTTCGATCCGCGAGCATGTGCCGATCGCCGAGGCCGGCTTCAAACTGGCGGCCAATGCCGAGCGCTACATGAAGGATGCTGTCGAGATGGCGCGCCTGTTCCGGGATCATCCGAAGACAGTCGCCAATACGCAGAAGTTTTTTAGCCGGCTGTCTTTTTCGCTGGACGAGTTGAAGCATAACTATCCCGACGAAAGCATTGATGGCGAGACCGTTGCGGAGACGCTGAAGCGGCTGACGTGGGAGGGGGCCAGATGGCGCTTCCCCGAAAAGATTCCCGAAAAGGTCTCGATGCAGATCGAGCATGAGCTCAAGCTCATTCGTGAGCGGCAATATGAGCCCTATTTCCTGACGGTGCATCGGATCATGGAATTTGCCCGCAGCGAGAATATCCTTTGTCAGGGAAGAGGGTCGGCGGCCAATTCGACGGTCTGCTATTGTCTCCGGATTACCGAGGTCAATCCGGAAATAACAAGCTTGCTCTTCGAGCGTTTCATCTCGACGGAACGTGAAGAGCCGCCTGATATCGATGTCGATTTCGAGCACGAGAAGCGTGAGGAGGTCATCCAGTTTATCTACAAGCATTACAAAAAGGAGCATGCCGGACTGACGGCGGCGGTCACCAGCTATCGGGCGCGCTCGGCCGGTCGCGAAGTGGCGAAAGCCTTCGGCCTGTCGGAGGATGTGCAGTCGGCTCTTGCAAGCGGTGTTTGGGGCTGGTCGACGGAAGAGCTTTCCGAGCGTGAGGCGAAGATTGCCGGTCTCGATCTCAAGGACAAGACGACACGGAACGTCCTCTCCTACGCCTCGACGCTGATGGGTTTTCCGCGGCATCTGACCCAGCATGTCGGCGGTTTCGTCATCACCCGGGATCGATTGGACGAGGTGGTGCCGATCATGCACACGGCGATGGACGATCGTTACATGATCGAGTGGAACAAGGACGATCTCGACAATCTCAACATACTGAAGATCGACGTGCTTGCGCTCGGCATGCTGACCTGCCTTGCCAAAGCTTTTGACCTGTTGCTGCTGCATTACGATGTGAAGAAGGAGCTCGCCGATCTTGGCAGCGGCGAGTATCCCGACCGCATACCGGTCTATGATATGATCTGCCGGGCCGACACGGTGGGCGTCTTCCAGATTGAAAGCCGGGCGCAGATGAGCATGTTGCCGCGTCTCCGTCCTCGCAAATTCTATGATCTGGTCATCGAGGTGGCGATCGTCCGGCCAGGTCCCATCCAGGGCAACATGGTTCACCCTTATCTCAAGCGGCGGGATGACGAACTTCATAATCGACCGATCGAATACCATCGTCCGGAATTGAAGGCAGTTTTGGAAAGGACGCTAGGAGTTCCCCTGTTTCAAGAACAGGCGATGCAGATTGCCATTACTGCGGCTGGATTTTCGGCGGCCAAGGCCGATAGGCTGCGCCGGTCCATGGCGACGTTCAAGCGGACGGGAAAGGTCGATGAATTCAAGAAAGACCTGGTTTCGGGCATGGTCGCGAACGGCTACCCTCAAGACTTTGCCGAACGCTGCTTCAGCCAGATTGAAGGTTTCGGCGAATATGGCTTTCCCGAAAGCCATGCGGCTTCCTTTGCTCTTCTCGTCTACGCTTCTTCCTGGCTCAAGGCCTATTATCCCGATGTCTTCTGTGCGGCGATCCTGAATGCCCAGCCTATGGGCTTCTATGCGCCGGCGCAGCTCGTGCGCGATGCGCGTGAACATGGCGTCGAGCTGCGGCCAGTTGATGTCAATCATTCGAGCTGGGATTGCCTGCTGGAGAAGGCGCGTTTCGATCAGGACGCAGTCGAGCCGCGTCATGCGTCGATGCGCGAGCTGATCAAGACGCAATGCGCCGTCCGCCTCGGTTTCCGGCAGGTCAAAGGTCTGTCCGAGAATGAGATGAAGCAGCTCGTCGAGCGCCGTGGCGATGGCTATCGTTCCGTACGCGATCTCTGGCTACGATCCGGCCTTGCCAAATCCGCTATCGAGCGCCTGGCCGATGCCGATGCCTTTCGCTCGATCGGCCTCAGCCGTCGCGAGGCGCTTTGGGCTGTCAGGGCGCTCGATGTCGGCAGTGCTGCCGAAAAGCTTCCCCTCTTCGATCTTGCCGACCGCACCGACCTGCAAGTCGAGCCCGCGGTTTTTCTGCCGGAAATGTTGCCTGGCGAGCAGGTGATCGAGGATTATCGCTATCTGTCGCTATCGCTGAAGGCGCATCCGATGTCCTTCCTGCGTGCGGATTTCTCCCAAATGGGCATCGTGCAGAACCGGGATCTGCCCAATGTTCCTAATGGACGGATGGTGACGATTGCCGGGCTGGTGCTGGTGCGACAGCGGCCTGGCTCGGCCAAGGGCGTGATCTTCATGACGCTGGAGGATGAGACTGGCGTCTCCAATGCGATTGTCTGGCCGAAGATGTTCGACAAGTATCGGGCTATCGTCATGGGCGCCCGGCTGGTCAAGATCCGCGGCCGCCTGCAGAGCGAAAGCGGCGTCATCCATGTGGTGGTCGATTATATCGAGGATATGACCCCGGCACTGGGGATCCTGCAACGCGAGGCCAAGCGGTTCGGGGTCAGCGATCGGGCGGACGAGGCCCTGCGTCCGACCATGGATCACCGGCAAAAGACGCGGCTTGCCGAAACAGGCCGGGCGGTGCGTGAGCAGGCTGCCGAGATAGCGGCGGATGGCCGCAGCTCTGTCGCCGAGACGGCAAGCGTCATGCCGCGAGGCCGTAACTTCCATTGA
- a CDS encoding DNA polymerase Y family protein encodes MRLTALNERAETIGLKLTQGVAEAKAICPALDVVEEDPGADRKLLEAIADWCDRYTPLVAIDGKDGLFLDITGCAHLFGGEEALLEDILIRISRLGLDVRGAISSAPGLSWAVARFDDSRVVPPEAMEEALAPLPVASLRLGEETIAALQKLGLKQVGDLLAAPRAPLTRRFGAQLLLRLDQAVGLNEEPISPRRPVAQLSAERRLAEPVQAEADILQLAHQLAETLKPGLEGRGVGGRSFELLLFRVDGAVFRIAAGASQPLREPRRIAGLFTERFTAVHDDLDAGYGFEIVRLNVLEHAPFDSTQDDFVGEGRQDGSLAAFVDRVAARLGPDCLQGFELQESHIPERAVRPISAMGLLASRRRIGKEDAGFGFFRGERPLRLFRMPEPIETIAAEVPDGPPRQFRWRRVMHRVSRAEGPERLSAEWWVEEKEGPVRDYFQVEDEEGHRFWLFRKGLYGRGETGPDWYMHGVFA; translated from the coding sequence ATGCGGCTTACCGCGCTCAATGAAAGGGCCGAGACGATCGGCCTGAAGCTTACGCAGGGCGTTGCCGAAGCGAAGGCGATCTGTCCTGCCCTTGACGTCGTCGAAGAGGATCCAGGTGCAGACCGCAAACTGCTGGAGGCGATCGCCGATTGGTGCGACCGCTATACGCCGCTGGTGGCGATCGACGGCAAGGACGGGCTTTTCCTTGATATTACCGGCTGCGCCCATCTCTTCGGGGGCGAAGAGGCGCTGCTCGAGGATATTCTGATCCGGATTTCCCGGCTTGGACTCGATGTCCGCGGCGCCATTTCCTCCGCGCCGGGCCTGTCCTGGGCGGTTGCTCGCTTCGACGACAGCCGCGTCGTTCCTCCGGAGGCCATGGAAGAGGCGCTGGCGCCGCTGCCGGTCGCCTCGCTCAGGCTTGGCGAGGAAACCATCGCCGCATTGCAGAAGCTGGGATTGAAGCAGGTGGGCGATCTCCTGGCCGCGCCGCGGGCGCCGCTGACCCGCCGTTTCGGCGCGCAACTGCTTTTGCGGCTCGACCAGGCTGTCGGCTTGAACGAGGAGCCGATCTCGCCGCGCCGGCCGGTCGCGCAGTTGTCGGCCGAGCGGCGGCTTGCCGAACCGGTACAGGCGGAGGCCGATATTCTGCAATTGGCCCACCAGCTTGCCGAAACCTTGAAACCGGGGCTGGAAGGCAGGGGCGTCGGTGGCCGTTCGTTCGAGCTTCTGCTGTTCCGGGTCGACGGCGCGGTGTTCCGTATTGCCGCCGGGGCATCGCAGCCGCTGCGGGAGCCGAGGCGGATCGCCGGTCTGTTTACGGAGCGCTTTACCGCCGTTCATGATGATCTCGATGCGGGATATGGCTTCGAAATCGTCCGCCTCAATGTCCTGGAACATGCGCCTTTCGATTCGACGCAGGATGACTTTGTCGGAGAAGGCCGCCAGGACGGGTCGCTCGCTGCTTTTGTCGACCGGGTAGCCGCGCGGCTGGGGCCGGATTGCCTGCAGGGCTTCGAGCTGCAGGAAAGCCATATTCCCGAGCGGGCCGTGCGACCGATCTCGGCCATGGGGCTTCTCGCTTCCCGGCGGCGGATAGGTAAGGAAGATGCTGGGTTTGGCTTCTTCCGCGGCGAGCGGCCGCTGCGGCTGTTTCGCATGCCGGAGCCGATCGAAACCATTGCCGCCGAAGTACCCGATGGCCCTCCCCGGCAGTTCCGCTGGCGGCGTGTCATGCATCGAGTCAGCCGAGCCGAAGGGCCGGAGCGGCTTTCGGCGGAATGGTGGGTCGAGGAAAAGGAAGGGCCTGTCCGCGATTATTTCCAGGTCGAGGATGAAGAAGGCCATCGTTTCTGGCTGTTCCGCAAGGGTCTCTACGGCCGAGGCGAAACGGGACCGGATTGGTATATGCACGGGGTCTTCGCATGA
- a CDS encoding metallopeptidase family protein, which translates to MARIDQSEDWRDRHAPSISTFESLAAEAYGHLPDEFRSLTGDLIILIEDFPDDDVFEDMALETPFDLLGLFEGRGISERFTAQTGEMPNKIRLYRRPIIDYWAENDETLGDIITHVLIHEIGHHFGLSDEDMERIEASAEEATDR; encoded by the coding sequence ATGGCCCGCATTGACCAGAGCGAGGATTGGCGGGACCGCCATGCCCCCTCGATCAGCACATTCGAATCCTTGGCCGCGGAGGCTTACGGCCACCTGCCGGACGAATTCCGTTCGCTCACCGGCGATCTCATCATCCTCATCGAAGATTTCCCCGACGATGATGTGTTCGAGGACATGGCGCTGGAAACGCCCTTCGACCTTCTCGGCCTGTTCGAAGGCCGTGGCATATCGGAGCGTTTCACCGCCCAGACCGGGGAAATGCCGAACAAGATCCGTCTCTATCGCCGGCCGATCATCGACTATTGGGCGGAAAACGACGAAACCCTCGGCGACATCATCACCCATGTCCTGATCCACGAAATCGGCCACCATTTCGGCCTGAGCGACGAGGATATGGAGCGCATCGAGGCGAGCGCCGAGGAAGCGACGGACCGCTGA
- a CDS encoding DUF1737 domain-containing protein, with protein MKLYRFLSGPDDSSFCHKVTAALNKGWELSGSPTYAFNAATGLMQCGQAVVKEVAGKDYDPEMKLSEQ; from the coding sequence ATGAAACTTTATCGCTTCCTCAGCGGACCGGACGATTCCTCCTTTTGTCACAAGGTAACCGCTGCCCTCAACAAGGGCTGGGAACTCTCGGGCTCGCCGACCTATGCCTTCAATGCGGCGACCGGCCTGATGCAGTGCGGTCAGGCGGTCGTCAAAGAAGTCGCGGGCAAGGATTACGATCCGGAAATGAAGCTTTCCGAGCAGTAA
- a CDS encoding CoA ester lyase, which yields MSRPAPPRSVRLRRSVLSVPAINRRALHKIADLDCDAVIFDLEDSVAPEKKAEARENLRAFFSSLPTSKEEAGKERIIRINTLSSGFGAEDLELVLALQPDAVLLPKVDEPQDVTVVSDRLGEADAPESLRIWGMIETPRGVLNAAAIAEAGRTPGSRLDCLTVGLNDLRKETGVLPQPGRAYLVPWLMQVILAVSAYGLDAIDSVFNDFKDVETFDAECAKGRAMGFAGKMLIHPNQIEAANRHFGPHEAALAEAEAIIAAFADPAAAGLNVVNLGGRMVERLHLVQAERLVHKARLISERLRPSTSSG from the coding sequence ATGAGCCGTCCCGCCCCTCCCCGTTCCGTCCGTCTGCGCCGCTCGGTGCTGAGCGTCCCCGCGATCAACCGCCGTGCACTTCACAAGATAGCCGATCTCGATTGCGACGCGGTCATCTTCGATCTCGAGGATTCCGTCGCGCCCGAGAAAAAGGCGGAAGCGCGGGAGAATTTGCGCGCCTTCTTCTCCAGCCTACCAACTAGCAAAGAAGAGGCCGGCAAGGAGCGCATCATCCGCATCAATACGCTGTCCTCCGGCTTCGGTGCCGAAGACCTGGAGCTGGTGCTGGCGCTCCAGCCCGATGCGGTTCTTCTGCCGAAGGTCGACGAGCCGCAGGATGTGACTGTTGTCAGCGACAGGCTCGGCGAGGCGGATGCGCCGGAGAGCCTGCGCATCTGGGGGATGATCGAGACGCCGCGCGGCGTCTTGAATGCCGCAGCAATCGCCGAGGCCGGCCGCACACCGGGAAGCCGGCTCGATTGTTTGACCGTCGGTCTCAACGATCTGCGCAAGGAAACCGGTGTGTTGCCGCAGCCGGGCCGCGCCTATCTCGTGCCCTGGCTCATGCAGGTGATCCTGGCCGTCAGCGCCTACGGGCTCGACGCCATCGACAGCGTTTTCAACGATTTCAAGGATGTGGAAACCTTCGACGCCGAATGTGCCAAAGGCCGGGCCATGGGTTTTGCCGGCAAGATGCTGATTCATCCAAACCAGATCGAGGCCGCCAACCGGCATTTCGGGCCACATGAGGCCGCTCTTGCCGAAGCGGAAGCCATCATCGCCGCTTTCGCCGATCCGGCGGCGGCCGGCCTCAACGTCGTGAACCTCGGCGGGCGCATGGTCGAGCGGCTGCATCTTGTCCAGGCGGAGAGACTGGTCCATAAAGCTCGCCTGATTTCAGAGCGCCTTCGTCCTTCGACAAGCTCAGGATGA
- the leuD gene encoding 3-isopropylmalate dehydratase small subunit produces MDKFVKLTGVAAPLPVVNVDTDMIIPKDYLKTIKRTGLGTGLFAEARYNEDGSPNPDFVLNKPAYQNAKILVAGDNFGCGSSREHAPWALLDFGIRCVISTSFADIFYNNCFKNGILPIKVSQENLDKLMDDASRGSNAILTIDLENLEITGPDGGSIKFDLDEFKRHCLLNGLDDIGLTLEKAKAIDSFEKTNAASRPWAA; encoded by the coding sequence ATGGACAAGTTCGTGAAGTTGACCGGTGTCGCAGCACCCCTCCCGGTCGTGAATGTCGATACCGACATGATCATCCCGAAGGACTATCTGAAGACCATCAAGCGCACCGGTCTTGGCACGGGATTGTTCGCTGAAGCCCGCTACAATGAGGATGGCTCGCCGAATCCGGATTTCGTGCTGAACAAGCCGGCCTATCAGAATGCCAAGATTCTCGTCGCCGGCGACAATTTCGGCTGCGGCTCCTCGCGCGAGCATGCCCCGTGGGCGCTGCTCGACTTCGGCATCCGCTGCGTCATTTCGACCAGCTTCGCCGACATCTTCTATAACAACTGCTTCAAGAACGGCATCCTGCCGATCAAGGTCAGCCAGGAAAATCTCGACAAGCTGATGGACGACGCCTCGCGCGGCTCCAACGCCATCCTGACGATCGATCTGGAAAACCTCGAGATCACCGGCCCGGACGGCGGCTCGATCAAGTTCGACCTCGACGAATTCAAGCGCCATTGCCTGCTGAACGGCCTCGACGATATCGGCCTGACGCTGGAAAAGGCCAAGGCGATCGACAGCTTCGAAAAGACGAACGCCGCATCCCGCCCCTGGGCTGCCTGA
- a CDS encoding sugar phosphate isomerase/epimerase family protein has protein sequence MTSLPIVGAAMTLADVETHRNWLLEKPRDLELQSFVEADVLNGDWSPLAERARKLLDGHQGRLGIHGPFWGFIIASHDPEIRAVVTKRLLQALDVCANIGATQMVIHSPYTSWSYNNLDNNKSEREKIIQYTHLTLKDAVKRAEDIGLTMVIENIEDKDPHIRVGLADSFNSPAVAVSIDTGHAHYAHGYTGAPPVDYYVNAAGNRLQHVHLQDADGYADRHWSLGEGNIRWHSVFAALAKLDSNPRLIIEIKDKSKIPASAAYLASLGLAE, from the coding sequence ATGACCTCCCTTCCTATTGTCGGCGCCGCCATGACTCTTGCCGACGTCGAAACCCATCGCAATTGGCTGCTTGAAAAGCCGCGCGATCTGGAACTGCAGAGCTTCGTCGAAGCCGATGTCCTGAATGGCGACTGGTCGCCGCTTGCCGAGCGCGCCAGAAAACTGCTCGACGGCCATCAGGGCCGCCTCGGCATCCATGGCCCGTTCTGGGGCTTCATCATCGCCTCGCACGACCCGGAGATCCGCGCCGTCGTCACAAAGCGCCTGCTGCAGGCGCTCGACGTCTGCGCCAATATCGGCGCGACGCAGATGGTCATCCATAGCCCCTATACGTCGTGGTCCTACAACAATCTCGACAACAACAAGAGCGAACGCGAGAAGATCATCCAATACACGCATCTGACGCTGAAGGACGCCGTGAAGCGCGCTGAAGACATCGGGCTCACCATGGTCATCGAGAACATCGAGGATAAGGATCCCCATATCCGCGTCGGCCTCGCCGACAGCTTCAATTCGCCCGCCGTCGCCGTTTCGATCGACACCGGCCATGCCCATTACGCTCACGGCTACACCGGCGCACCGCCGGTCGACTATTATGTCAACGCCGCCGGCAACCGCCTGCAGCATGTCCATCTGCAGGACGCAGATGGCTATGCCGACCGCCACTGGAGTCTCGGCGAAGGCAATATCCGCTGGCATTCTGTCTTTGCCGCCCTTGCCAAGCTCGACAGCAACCCGCGCCTGATCATCGAGATCAAGGACAAGTCCAAGATCCCGGCATCGGCCGCCTATCTCGCTTCGCTTGGATTGGCTGAGTAA
- a CDS encoding IS110 family transposase: MKQLITTVAGIDTGKAFLDVAILDAATGVEQASFRALNTAAGFTEVVERLSTAGVERVGIEATGGYEREAVAALHRAGLQVLVHQPLQVRLYARLKLRRAKNDRLDASIIAAFTAITEPRPKIADVTQNAVLQALHDHLVHIDDMVEDVARLKTRLEHRRDPRLIAEIKDDIAALNRRIASERRQLEKEVRVHPDLARRLDLASSVPGIGKPTALSMVIDMPELGHVSREQAAALIGLAPFDHDSGNQRGLRHIAGGRARPRKALYAAALPAAFKWNPQLVALYNRLIAKGKKHKCALVACARKLVIYVNTVLARNIPWTA; this comes from the coding sequence ATGAAGCAGCTTATCACGACAGTTGCCGGGATAGATACCGGCAAGGCATTTCTCGACGTGGCGATCCTCGACGCGGCGACAGGGGTGGAACAGGCGTCCTTCCGGGCGCTCAATACGGCGGCGGGCTTCACCGAGGTTGTCGAGCGGCTTTCGACGGCGGGTGTCGAACGGGTCGGCATCGAGGCGACGGGTGGCTACGAGCGCGAGGCGGTCGCGGCACTGCACCGGGCCGGGTTGCAAGTTCTCGTGCATCAACCGCTTCAGGTGCGCCTATACGCGCGCCTAAAGCTGCGCCGGGCCAAGAACGACCGGCTTGATGCCTCGATCATCGCCGCCTTCACGGCGATCACCGAGCCGCGGCCTAAGATCGCCGACGTCACGCAAAACGCCGTCCTGCAGGCCTTGCACGACCATCTCGTCCACATCGACGACATGGTCGAAGACGTCGCCCGCCTGAAGACACGCCTCGAGCATCGCCGCGATCCGCGTCTAATTGCGGAAATCAAAGACGACATCGCTGCCTTGAATAGACGGATCGCCAGTGAACGCCGCCAACTCGAAAAAGAAGTCCGTGTCCATCCCGATCTCGCTCGACGCCTTGATCTGGCAAGCTCCGTTCCCGGCATCGGCAAGCCCACCGCGCTGTCGATGGTCATCGATATGCCGGAACTGGGCCATGTGTCGCGCGAACAAGCCGCCGCCCTCATCGGCCTGGCACCTTTCGATCACGACAGCGGCAATCAGCGCGGCCTGCGCCATATCGCCGGCGGACGCGCAAGGCCCCGCAAGGCCCTCTATGCCGCAGCACTGCCAGCCGCCTTCAAATGGAACCCGCAGCTCGTCGCCCTCTACAACCGTCTCATCGCAAAAGGCAAGAAGCACAAATGCGCCCTTGTCGCTTGCGCTAGAAAACTCGTGATCTACGTCAACACCGTTCTTGCCAGAAATATCCCTTGGACTGCTTGA